TCGGAGATCGACGACCCCGAGGAGCGCGAACGCCGCGAGCAGGAACTGCGCGAGGAGTACCGCGAGGACATCGACGTCCACCGGATGGCCAGCGAGGTTGTCATCGACGAGATCGTCCCGCCGAGCACGCTCCGCGAGGAGCTGTCGGCCCGCTTCGCGTTCTACGAAGGTCTCGAGAAGGAACTCCCCGACAAGAAACACGGCACGATCCTGTAGTCGGTCCCTGTCGTTGCGAGTCGCCGTTGCGCTCCGGGCTGCTCGGTCTGTAGGAACGCGGCGTTCGGGATCGGCAACCGTTTAGCAGGCACCTATCGAGTTCATATCGCTGGCATAACAAAATCGCTCTCGCCCGTCGAGGTTACACGCTCCCGCGGGCGCGAGGACCGGTTCGACTCCGGTCGGGGGTCTCATGGGTGTCGACCAGGGACGGGCCTCCCAGTGGCTCCCCGACGAGATGTCGCCGAGGACGCTCGAGCGCGCGCTCTGGCTGCTTGTCGCCCTCTCGCTGGTCGGCGACGTCGTCACGACGTTCGTCGGGCTCCAGCTCGGGCTGGCCGAGTCGAACCCGATCGCCAGAAACGTGATCTACAGCCACGGGCTGACCGGAATGCTCGCAATGAAAGGTGCCGCCGTCGGCGTCGGCCTCGCCTGTCGGCCCCTCCTCCCGCAGGCGTACCGGATGATCGTCCCCGCCGGGCTCGCGGTCCCCTGGACCGTCGCGGTCGGGATCAACCTCTACATGATCTCGCAGGTCGTCTGAGCGGGCACCGACCGCGAGGTCAGCGTCGTTTTTCCGGATCGTCAGCGATCTTCGCACGGGTCGGTCGCGTCCTCGATCGTCACTCGCCAGTTCCGAACCTCGTCCCGAACCGCCTCCCACTGCGCTCGCGTTCCGGGGATCTCACCGACCGCGTCGCCCGTCGCGGCCCGCTCGAGGACGCGCCGGACGACAAGCGGGTCGTCGATCGAGCGAAACGCCAGCGTCGATCCGCTGGCGGTCTCGACGGCGACCGTGCCGGCATCGATCACCGTCTCGATCGCCCCCTGAGTAACGGTCGTGTTCTGGGTCCGTTCGAGCGCGACCGCACGCACTGAAACCCCGAGGACGCCCCGCCTGATCGCCACTCGACGATCCGTGATCACGAACGCCGTCCTGGCGACCCGAACGTAGCGCCACAGTGGCAACGCCGAAAGCACCGGGAGCCAGCCAAGCGCCAGCGGCGAGAGCCACCCGACAGCGACGGCGACGGCGATCCCAGCCATGCCGAGGACGGCGACCGCCAGCCAGGGGACCACCGTCTGGATCCGCGGGCGACCGTGCCACCGGACCGTCTCGTCGTCCGCGAGCGCAAGCCAGGCGTCGATCCGCTCCCGGTCGGTCGGCTCGTCGACTCCCGGGTGGGTGTCGGCCGCTGGATCCGAGTCGGGGTCGGAATCGGACGTCGCGGTCGTCATCGGCGGGATCGCTCGTCGTTCGTTGCGGGTCCGTCCCCGGGCGACCGCTCCTCGGGCAAGTCCGTTTCGGGGACGTCCTCGTCGGTCGCGATCGAGTCGCCCGGCGGTCGCTCCCGACGAACGGGTGATCGCCGCTCCGACCCGGACCGTTCCGTCCCGGAGTCCGGTTCGCGCGTGGACTCCGAATCGGGGCCAGGATCGGGTTCGGGCAGCCGTTCGCCCTCGATCGTCGGCACGTCGCCGCGTTCGTCCTCGACCGCCGCACCGTTGCTCTCCTCGAGGAGCGTGCGGATCGCCCGCAGCTCGGCGAGGATCTCCTCGAGGACGTCGTCCTCGCCCCGATCCGGGTCGCGGTGGCTCGCAACCTGTTCGCTGATCCGTTGCTGGACCGTCCGTGGGTCGGTGACCGATCGGAAAGCCATTTCGACGCCGGCCCCGCCCGCGGTCGTGAGCTCGACGGTACCGTAGCCGAAGGCAGAGCCGAGCGCGGACTGACTGTAGGAGATGTCCTGAACTTTCTCGTGGTCGATACGTTTGACGTCCCTGGAGAGCACGCCCGTCTTCCTGTAGATCGCCTCGTCGGTGATCACGTAGTCCGTGTTGCGAACGCGGAGATACTCCCCGACGATGATGAGGATCCCGATCAGCACGATCGAGAGGGGGATCCCGATCGCGAGCGTCGGCACCAGCGTACGGCGATCGGGGCCGCCGGCCCAGACGATCGTCTCGTCGTCCTCCAGCGAGAGCCACTCGAGGGCGTCCTCACCGGAGGCCGACATCCTCACTCCGCCTCCGCGTGCTCGCGTTTCAGCGAGAGAACGGTGCGATCGAACTCGCAGACGAGTTCGTCGTCCTGGTTGAACGCCTCGACGCGCATCGTGACGATCCCGCGCTCGCCGTCACTGGTCTCGCGCTTGTCGGTTACCGTCGACTGGACCCGGATCGTATCGCCGTGAAATACGGGCTGTGGGTGTTCGACGTTGTCGTAAGAGAGGTTCGCGACGATCGTCCCGTCGGTCGTCTCCGGGATCGAGATCCCGACCGCAAGCGACATCGTGTAGAGCCCGTTGACTAGCCGGTCGCCGAACTGCGTCTCGTCAGCGAACTCCGCGTCGAGGTGGAGGGGCTGCTGGTTCATCGTCATATCACAGAAGCG
This genomic window from Natronococcus occultus SP4 contains:
- a CDS encoding MaoC family dehydratase gives rise to the protein MTGLYYEEFEVGETIEHERRRTVSESDNQRFCDMTMNQQPLHLDAEFADETQFGDRLVNGLYTMSLAVGISIPETTDGTIVANLSYDNVEHPQPVFHGDTIRVQSTVTDKRETSDGERGIVTMRVEAFNQDDELVCEFDRTVLSLKREHAEAE
- a CDS encoding PH domain-containing protein; translated protein: MTTATSDSDPDSDPAADTHPGVDEPTDRERIDAWLALADDETVRWHGRPRIQTVVPWLAVAVLGMAGIAVAVAVGWLSPLALGWLPVLSALPLWRYVRVARTAFVITDRRVAIRRGVLGVSVRAVALERTQNTTVTQGAIETVIDAGTVAVETASGSTLAFRSIDDPLVVRRVLERAATGDAVGEIPGTRAQWEAVRDEVRNWRVTIEDATDPCEDR
- a CDS encoding PH domain-containing protein → MSASGEDALEWLSLEDDETIVWAGGPDRRTLVPTLAIGIPLSIVLIGILIIVGEYLRVRNTDYVITDEAIYRKTGVLSRDVKRIDHEKVQDISYSQSALGSAFGYGTVELTTAGGAGVEMAFRSVTDPRTVQQRISEQVASHRDPDRGEDDVLEEILAELRAIRTLLEESNGAAVEDERGDVPTIEGERLPEPDPGPDSESTREPDSGTERSGSERRSPVRRERPPGDSIATDEDVPETDLPEERSPGDGPATNDERSRR
- a CDS encoding DUF5658 family protein; this encodes MGVDQGRASQWLPDEMSPRTLERALWLLVALSLVGDVVTTFVGLQLGLAESNPIARNVIYSHGLTGMLAMKGAAVGVGLACRPLLPQAYRMIVPAGLAVPWTVAVGINLYMISQVV